The Argentina anserina chromosome 3, drPotAnse1.1, whole genome shotgun sequence genome includes a region encoding these proteins:
- the LOC126786804 gene encoding uncharacterized protein LOC126786804 produces MCPLRFILVFLSATLAGFFLLRNLKSDQPQLTTPTDDDTHLENPTNSPNRFSKVCSAMESGFWTFVDMASGRYLWRHLVTSSAKSTD; encoded by the exons ATGTGTCCTCTCAGATTCATCCTCGTCTTCCTCTCCGCCACTCTCGCCGGCTTCTTCCTCCTCAGAAACCTCAAATCCGATCAGCCCCAATTGACCACTCCCACCGACGATGACACCCACCTTGAAAACCCCACAAACTCCCCCAATCGGTTTTCCAAG GTTTGCTCAGCCATGGAATCTGGGTTCTGGACATTTGTGGACATGGCCAGTGGAAGGTACCTATGGAGGCATTTGGTCACGTCTTCCGCAAAGTCAACGGATTGA